The proteins below come from a single Benincasa hispida cultivar B227 chromosome 4, ASM972705v1, whole genome shotgun sequence genomic window:
- the LOC120075983 gene encoding basic blue protein-like, whose translation MGIIKVGEGRGSAVGRAVVVAAVIGLVMMSQFESVEAVVYVVGDSRGWTFNVQDWPKGKRFRAGDILKFNYNPTFHNVVVVNQVGYASCRTPAGAKVYKSGSDQIKLPKGKSFFICNFPGHCESGMKIAVDAL comes from the exons atgggaatAATTAAGGTGGGTGAGGGAAGAGGCAGTGCAGTCGGAAGAGCCGTCGTTGTTGCCGCCGTTATCGGGTTGGTTATGATGTCTCAGTTCGAAAGCGTGGAGGCAGTCGTTTACGTTGTCGGCGATTCCCGTGGATGGACTTTTAACGTCCAAGATTGGCCCAAAGGAAAACGTTTTCGTGCTGGCGATATTCTCA AGTTTAATTACAACCCGACATTTCATAACGTGGTGGTGGTGAACCAAGTTGGGTACGCCAGCTGCAGAACTCCGGCGGGTGCGAAAGTGTACAAATCCGGCAGCGATCAGATAAAGTTACCCAAAGGAAAAAGCTTTTTCATCTGCAACTTCCCCGGCCACTGTGAGTCCGGCATGAAGATTGCCGTCGATGCTCTCTAA